The segment ACCGTCGCGATTGGCGGAGATGTACGGATTGCCAACGGCTGCACGATTGAGAACGGGACGGTCAAAGAGGTGTCGCTGCCGCGTCAAATGTGGCCGATGTTTCAATCCATCGAGTACCTGAAGGCCTTTCTTGGCGGCCGAATCGGCTGGAGCCGAATGAACGGACTGATTATCGTCTCTGGAGCCTTCGGCTTGTTCCGAAAAGATTACGTCATTGCGGTAGGAGGCTATCGCGGCGGCTATCCCGGCGAGGACATGAACATCATTATCAAGCTTCACCGCTATATGCTGGAGAACAAGCTGAAATATCGGATTGCGTTCTGTCCGGAGGCGGTGTGCTGGACCCAGGCGCCGGACAGCTATCATATTTTGTCCAATCAACGCAAGCGCTGGGGTCGCGGCAATCTGAAAAATATGATTGAAAACAAGGATATGGTGTTCAATCCGCGCTATAAAATTATGGGTCTGCTGACCATGCCGTACAATGTTATTTTCGAAGCGCTCAATCCCTATTTCAAAATTACCGGGCTTCTCGCGCTGATCGGCTACGTCATGATGGATATGACCCACTGGCATGTGCTGTTGGTGTTCGGGCTGGTTAACGTGCTGAGCGGATATTTGCTGAGTGTGGGCGCTTTGCTGCTGGAGGAAATGGCGTTCCGCCGTTACCCCAAGCTTTCAGATCTTTCCAAAATGCTGCTGTTCTCCGCTCTGAAGTTCCTCGGCTATCACCAGCTGGGCGGCTTATGGAGAATTCAAGGACATATCCAGTACTTGCAAAATAATAATACGTGGGGAACCATGACCCGCCAGAGCTGGAAGGACAAGAATACAGCGGCGTAATGCCGTGTCCAGGCCGTGATGGGGATAAAAAAATAATGGTGAAGGGTGGAGGAAATGATGTCGCATACCGCAACGTTAACGAAGGAACAGCAAGGCAGCCTGCTTGATTTGCTCCAGGAGGAGGTGCCGAAGGCGCCGAATCATAGCTGCGGTCTCTTGTTTCTGCACTGTGCCGGAGGAATGTCCGGGACGCCGGGATATGTGGAGGCGTTTATCCAGTCCATTCCGGGTGCAGGCCGCGTCTACAGGGATCGGGAATCCGGCATTGTGGCGCTGCTGCTGCCTGGACTTACACTTTCTGCTGCCCACTATCAGGCACTGCTGCTGAAGCAGCACTTGCTGCGCATCAAGCCAGATGCAGATCCCCGCATGGCGCTGACTGCCCTCACAGATATTCCTGCTGTTCACATGCTGAACAGCATGGCAGAGTCAGTGCGCCTGAGCATCACCTCGGACATTCAGATTTTTACAGAGCACAGTCCATCCGGAGCCAGTAAAATTCTGATCGTCGATCATGATGATGCGGTCAGGGAATTTCTGCAGATCCGCCTGGAGCTGCAGGGCTATCATACGCTGGAGGCTCATGACGGGCTGAAGGCGCTGGAGCTCATTCCCCAATGGAAGCCGGATCTGGTGCTGACGGAGCTGAATTTATCCGGCATTGATGGGCTGCCATTCATCCATCATATTCATCAGCTGGAGGTGGATGCTCCGCCCAAGATCGTCATTTTGACTGAAAAACGTGTTGAACAGACCATCAGTCAATGCTTTCAGCATGGGGTGGACGACTATGTGACCAAGCCCTTCTCTCCGATCGAGCTGGATGCGCGCATTCGGCGTTGCTTGCACTAAGCTGGAGCGGGATGCGCTTTCTGGCGCGCTGTCATAGAAGGATAAATTCAAAAACGAAAGGTAGATGACGATGAACCAGGATTATGAAACATTATTGCAGGCCATTCAAGAGAAAAAAGCGGTATTGGGAGTGGTCGGACTGGGGTATGTAGGTCTGCCTTTGGCTGTAGAAATGGTGAAGCAGGGCTTTACGGTCGTGGGCATCGACCTGGACCCCGCCAAAATCGACGCTATTTACCGCGGGGAGTCTTACATCTCGGACATTGCGGATGCAGATCTGGCGGAGGTTATGTCCTCCGGCCGCTTCAAGCCGACAACAGACTACAGTATGATGGCCGTCATTGATGCAGTCAGCATCTGCGTCCCGACTCCCCTTAGCGAGAATCAGGACCCCGATACCTCATACATTACGATGGTTGTCAATCAGCTGAAGCGGTTTATGAAGCCGCGCCTTCTTATTACCCTGGAGAGCACGACCTATCCGGGAACGACAGAGGAGCTGATCCAGTCCGAGATTGAGAAGCTGGGCTATACGGCTGGTAAGGATTTCTTTCTATGCTTCTCACCGGAGCGCGTAGACCCGTCCAATATCCGCTTTAATACAAGGAATACACCGAAGGTGATTGGGGGTACGACGGCAGCCTGCCTGAGCCTGGGGCAAGCGCTGTATAGTCAATATGTAGATACCGTAGTGCCGGTGAGCTCGCCTAAGGTGGCGGAAATGTCAAAGCTGCTGGAAAATACATTTCGCAGCGTAAACATTGCTTTCGTGAACGAGATGGCCATGATGTGTGACCGGATGGGCATTGATGTGTGGGAGGTGATCGACGCTGCGGCTACAAAGCCGTTCGGGTTTATGCCTTTTTATCCCGGACCAGGTATTGGGGGTCACTGTATTCCGCTGGATCCCATGTATCTGTCCTGGAAAGCCAAGGGCTTCCGCTTCTACAGCAAATTCATTGAGCTGGCCCAGTCCACGAATGACAATATGCCTTACTATGTCATTAACAAAACAGCGGCGATTCTCAACGAGTACGCCAAGTCGATTAAACGCTCTAGCATTCTCATTCTCGGCATGTCCTACAAGCCGGACATCAGCGATCTTCGGGAATCACCGGGACTGGAAATCTACGAGCTGTTTAAGGAAAATGGCGCCCGCGTAGATTACTACGATCCTCACGCCCGCAGCTTCAAGGATAAGCAGGGGGTTACGGTAAGCAGCGTTGACTATGATGTGAACCGCTTCAGCCAATATGACTGCATGGTGCTGATCACGAATCATAGCTCCCTGGATTACAGTCTGCTGGCTGCGATGCATGTGCCCATCCTGGATACGCGCAATGCGTTCCGTGCTTACGCCGGACCGCATATCCATAAGCTGGGCCACTCCGTGCAGCATGTGAAGGAGCCGGGCGAAGCGCTTCTGGTGTAGCTGCAGCCTCCTTTATGAAAAGACTAGCGTGGATGCGGCGGCGCGGCGTGCCAGGCTCTCTTGCGGCGGTGCTCCTGGTCGTGGCTGCGTTGCTGCTGTGGTCTCTACTGCAGCGTTCGGACCATGTGCAGCAGGACAAGGCCACTTGGCTGTGGGACGCTGCAGGGATTGCGCAAAAGGGCGATGAGATCATTTCCTTCTGTGCGCAGGAGGGAGTGAAGGTCATCTTTGTACAGATCCAGTCGGAGGTTCGAAAGGAGGATTACCGCCGCTTTGCAGCAGGAGCGTACGCTGCAGGCATCGCCGTCCATGCACTGGATGGTCAGCCGGAATGGGCGTATGAAGAGCATCGGGGAGAAGTAAGCCAGATGCTATCCTGGCTTGCACAGTATAATGCCCAATCCCAGCCGGAGGAACGGTTTCAGGGAATTCAGCTGGATATAGAGCCTTATGTGCTAAAACGGTGGGAGCGGGAGCGAGATCAGGTTGTGCTGGAGTGGGCGGGGAATATGGAGGCCTGGGCTGCCGATGCGGCAGCCTCGGGGATTCCGCTCAGTGTGGCCGTGCCGTTCTGGCTGGACGACATTCCGGCCCTGGATGACACGGACAATTTCTGTCTCTGGCTCCAGCAGCGGACGGCCGCCATCGCGGTGATGTCCTACCGGGATCAGGGCGAGCAGATGTACGAGCTGGCCCGCCAGGAGCTGGAGCAGGGAGAACAGCTCGGAACCTCGGTCTGGATCGGCATGGAGCTGGCCGATACCGATGAGGGCGATCATCTGACGTTCCACGACCAGACCTTATCTCAGATGGAGCTGGAAGCGCAGCGAGCCTCTTTCCTGGGGAGGGCTCACCGCTCTTATGCCGGTCTGGCCGTGCACCATTTCGAAGCCTGGCATCATAAATGGAAGGGGACAGGACCCCTGGAATAAGACGGACAGTCCCTATCTGCCCGCCTTGGTCCTATGGAGGCCGCTGTATTAAAGCATCCGTAAGGCTTTTGTCGTCAATGGCGATGAAGCTTGTGCGGATGTTTTTGCGGTCAGGTCTGTGGTGGTGCAGGAGAAAAGGAGAACAGCGATGACAGCTCCTGCTGCATATCGTCCCAAGCCACCACGAGCTCGCCCTGGTGACCACGGCATTGGTATTGAACTCTGACGCCTCCTTCCGTTCGCTGATGCTTCAGCATGCGGATGCCGCGCAGCCTGAGCTCCTCGCGGATGCTAAACAGCTGCTCACGCATAGTATCATCCAGCGCGCCGAAATCGCGAAGGTACAGCTCTGACATTTTTAACGGTAGGGTACGGAGGATTGACATATTTCGCCGGAGAGTTCGCTGAATCACCATATAGATGGTGCAAAGGGTAATCAGCTGCTGGTCCCTCTCAGTGGGCGGGGGAGGGGAAGACAGGCGCCGTGTGCTCATAGATTTCACGTCCTTATAAAATAGAAACACATGTTCTTATAATTACCAATCATAAAGAGAAGGATTCTATATGGCAAGCAAGAATTTCAGGAAATTCAGGCTGGCGGAAAGAAGTGCCTGGAATACTCTGTAAATCTCATCATATATATTTGTGAAAAGCACGGCGCTTGGATGGGGACGGGAGGCTTCTTTTTTGAAGCGGGAGGAGGGGAATACATATAATTCCAATTTGCTGTTTAGCTAACAAGGTAAGTGTGTTATAATATAGGCAGAATATAAATTAGACAGAAAGGATCAGGATACCATGAGTCCCCGAAGGACGAACCCCCAAAGGACGATTTGGAAACGTTATGATCTCTCATACACTTAGCTCCTTTCGCTGAAACGTCATGATGTCGGAAGACATAGACCGTCTCTAGCGAAAGGATGGAAGTCTGATGCGAAGGATGAACTCCTCCAGGCTGCCTGACGTAGAGAATGGGTCTTGGTTTTACCAATTCACTACGACTAGAGGGAGCCTGTATGAGGAACAAACAAGAACGATTATCAACGCTTTACACCATGTCGGCAATGCTGCTAGGAACGTTACTGCTTGCGTTTGCGTATTATCACATTAATTTTCAGAATCATTTATCGGAGGGTGGATTTGTAGGGCTGGCTTTGCTGGGGAAATATATACTGGATGTGCCGCCGGCGGTCAGCATGCTGCTGCTGGATATTCCAATATTGATTCTCGCCTGGTTCATGAAAGGCCGCAAATTCATTATTAATACCGTCATTTCGGTCGCCATGTTCACGTTATTCTATGCGATGATGGAGAACTATTCTCCGATTGTGATTGATTTAAGCCATAACTTACTGCTTGCAGCTATTTTATCCGGAGTGGCTACCGGTTTAGGTGCTGGGATCGTGCTTCGCTTTGGTGGAGCAACCGGAGGGGACGACGCCATTTCTGTGCTTATCAGTGAGTGGAGCGGCCTGAAGATTGGTACGGTATTCTTTCTGATGGATGCCGTGGTGCTGCTGCTGTCATTGTTCTATCTGCCAATGGCTGAGACGCTGTATACGATTTTAGCCGTGTCGATTGCAGGACAGATTATTACGTTTACGACCAGCTACCGCAAGACCGTCAAGCCTGTCCGGGTACCCGTCGGCAATATGGCCCGCAGTCCCCGGCCTGCCGTTAAAGGATAATGGCTGAAATACAAGAAGCTCGCCCGTGTCAGGGCGAGCTTCTATTTAGGTTGTGGTTGCTGTGAAAGAGATGTCAGTGCGTTAGCCCTAGCAATAAACTACTTCTCCTCCGGATGGTTCTCGGCCCATTCCTCAGCTTTCGCAGTAGCAATCGCGATGGCACGGCCTTCCTCATAATGCTGCTCCTCCAGCAGAGCGTTAGCAATTTCGATGGCTTTGTTTCGAACCCGGGGTTCTAGATTTTTCATGGATTGCGGGTAATCCTCTTTGGACCATGGCATAGAGCCATCCCTCCTGTCATCTGATTTAGCCGTACTACCTCCTTCTTAACCCCGCTGCCAAGTCTTTAATCTGAAAAAGCCCCCAAACCAACTGAGGCCACTGAAGAACTACCATAATTAAGTTTCAACAGAATTTAATATGACGGATTGTCAAGCTAAGTGCGACACCTCGTCCATGAAAGATTCGTTTCAGATTCACCACGAATATAGCCATTGCTCCTTGCATATGCATGCCGGATAGACCCGAGGATGTGGCCACATCATACCCGTGTCTGTGCTTGAGTTCGCTGTTCTTCGCTTCAATTTTGTAGCGCTTTTTGGCTTTTTCTTTGAAAGCCTCACTTTCCTGAAACGCCATTTGTTCGGCGTGCACCCCGGATTTAATGGTGACGGAGTACATCTTGCTCTTGGCGCCCTCCTTGTAACATCACTCTTTCAAGGGATACCTCTTGCACTGCTCTACATCAAAGTCGTAGGTGTCGGCTTGGTTCTTGCCCGTCTTCCTTCTTGCGTCCCCCTTGCGATCAGGTTGTCTTTCTCCGAATACGCCGTGTCGCCAATCACGGTATTTACAGTTACGCCAGCCGCGATGCTTTTTTGTCTTTAGGCACGATCAGGTCATACAAGGACGTGTACGGGCTGAATGAAAACGAAGGTTGACTCTGGAACAAAGGGCTTCCATCCCTTCTATCTTAACGGTTTTGCAGTGGATGACGAAGGAGCGGAGGGAAGAGGGAGGCTGGAGAAGCGGAGCGCTCGCCTTTGTCCCCGGATTTCATCCGCCAAGCGGTATGAACAAGAAATCTGGGGACAACAGCGATCGGAAGCCCCCTCTTCCTGGAGCGACCACGCCTTCGTTGGCGGATGCACCATCTTTTGCGTTAACCTTATTTTACAACAAAAAAAGGTACTGCTCCCTTAATTATTTCGGGTGCAGTACCTTCTTCGATTCAGTCAGGACTTCTTCAGTGGCCTCAAACCAACTGCAGCAGCACGTGCCGCAGTGGTTGGGGGGCATTTTTTATGACACAGATTCCTTACATGGTTAAAAGAGCGTCTGCTTACGAAAACAGCTGTAAAAACTCGCCGTAGCCTTCCTGCTCCATATCTTCTTTCGGGATAAAACGGAGCGCGGCCGAGTTGATGCAGTAACGCAGGCCGTCCGGTCCCGGACCGTCATTAAACACATGGCCGAGATGGGAGTCGCCTTCCTTGCTGCGGACCTCCGTGCGGATCATCATATGACTGAGATCTGTTTTCTCCTGAATATGATACTCACGGATCGGGCGAGTAAAGCTGGGCCAGCCGCAGCCAGCATCGTATTTGTCTCGGGAGCTGAACAGCGGTTCGCCGGAAACAATATCTACATAAATGCCTTCTCCTTCGTGGTTCCAGAATTCATTCTGGAAAGGGCGCTCTGTGGCATTATTCTGCGTCACCTCATATTGAATGGGGGTCAATCGGCGCTTGAGCTCTTCCTGATCCGGCTTGGCCTTCCAGTTGGCCTGGATGAAATCTTCCCGCCCCGAGCCTTTACGGTACCGTTTGTAGTGACCGGGATTCTTCTTGTAGTAGCCTTGATGATATTCCTCGGCCTCATAAAAAGGAGCAGCAGGAAGCACCTCTGTCACGATTGGCTTATCAAATCTTCCGCTTGCTGCAAGCTCCTGCTTTGATTGCTCAGCGAGCTCACGCTGCTGCTCCGTGTGATAGAACACAGCGGTCCGATAGGATTCCCCGCGGTCATGAAACTGGCCGCCAGGATCGGTAGGGTCGATTTGCTGCCAGAACAGGGTCAGCAGCTTCTCATAGGGAAAAATATCCGGCTGAAACGTAATCTGCACAGCCTCGTAGTGACCCGTAGTCTCTGAGCATACTTCCTCGTAAGTCGGGTTTGCTTTATGTCCGCCGGTATATCCGGAAACTACCTTTTCAATGC is part of the Paenibacillus algicola genome and harbors:
- a CDS encoding glycosyltransferase family 2 protein, with the protein product MLVNALYFAIMLFSFGHIRNIYRRAAFSQYNTLSGSELVPPVSLLVPSYNEELTIIENVRCLMTLNYPSYEVIVINDGSADRTLEVLIEEYELVRLVNPEFRGTIPTQSIRGVYHNDKYPHLLVIDKENGGKADSLNAGINLSQYPLISSIDADSLLEKDALIRMARMYMENPEETVAIGGDVRIANGCTIENGTVKEVSLPRQMWPMFQSIEYLKAFLGGRIGWSRMNGLIIVSGAFGLFRKDYVIAVGGYRGGYPGEDMNIIIKLHRYMLENKLKYRIAFCPEAVCWTQAPDSYHILSNQRKRWGRGNLKNMIENKDMVFNPRYKIMGLLTMPYNVIFEALNPYFKITGLLALIGYVMMDMTHWHVLLVFGLVNVLSGYLLSVGALLLEEMAFRRYPKLSDLSKMLLFSALKFLGYHQLGGLWRIQGHIQYLQNNNTWGTMTRQSWKDKNTAA
- a CDS encoding response regulator transcription factor gives rise to the protein MMSHTATLTKEQQGSLLDLLQEEVPKAPNHSCGLLFLHCAGGMSGTPGYVEAFIQSIPGAGRVYRDRESGIVALLLPGLTLSAAHYQALLLKQHLLRIKPDADPRMALTALTDIPAVHMLNSMAESVRLSITSDIQIFTEHSPSGASKILIVDHDDAVREFLQIRLELQGYHTLEAHDGLKALELIPQWKPDLVLTELNLSGIDGLPFIHHIHQLEVDAPPKIVILTEKRVEQTISQCFQHGVDDYVTKPFSPIELDARIRRCLH
- a CDS encoding nucleotide sugar dehydrogenase translates to MNQDYETLLQAIQEKKAVLGVVGLGYVGLPLAVEMVKQGFTVVGIDLDPAKIDAIYRGESYISDIADADLAEVMSSGRFKPTTDYSMMAVIDAVSICVPTPLSENQDPDTSYITMVVNQLKRFMKPRLLITLESTTYPGTTEELIQSEIEKLGYTAGKDFFLCFSPERVDPSNIRFNTRNTPKVIGGTTAACLSLGQALYSQYVDTVVPVSSPKVAEMSKLLENTFRSVNIAFVNEMAMMCDRMGIDVWEVIDAAATKPFGFMPFYPGPGIGGHCIPLDPMYLSWKAKGFRFYSKFIELAQSTNDNMPYYVINKTAAILNEYAKSIKRSSILILGMSYKPDISDLRESPGLEIYELFKENGARVDYYDPHARSFKDKQGVTVSSVDYDVNRFSQYDCMVLITNHSSLDYSLLAAMHVPILDTRNAFRAYAGPHIHKLGHSVQHVKEPGEALLV
- a CDS encoding YitT family protein — protein: MRNKQERLSTLYTMSAMLLGTLLLAFAYYHINFQNHLSEGGFVGLALLGKYILDVPPAVSMLLLDIPILILAWFMKGRKFIINTVISVAMFTLFYAMMENYSPIVIDLSHNLLLAAILSGVATGLGAGIVLRFGGATGGDDAISVLISEWSGLKIGTVFFLMDAVVLLLSLFYLPMAETLYTILAVSIAGQIITFTTSYRKTVKPVRVPVGNMARSPRPAVKG
- a CDS encoding DUF2188 domain-containing protein produces the protein MPWSKEDYPQSMKNLEPRVRNKAIEIANALLEEQHYEEGRAIAIATAKAEEWAENHPEEK
- the msrA gene encoding peptide-methionine (S)-S-oxide reductase MsrA encodes the protein MNQSQSKKTELATFAGGCFWCMVSPFDEMPGIEKVVSGYTGGHKANPTYEEVCSETTGHYEAVQITFQPDIFPYEKLLTLFWQQIDPTDPGGQFHDRGESYRTAVFYHTEQQRELAEQSKQELAASGRFDKPIVTEVLPAAPFYEAEEYHQGYYKKNPGHYKRYRKGSGREDFIQANWKAKPDQEELKRRLTPIQYEVTQNNATERPFQNEFWNHEGEGIYVDIVSGEPLFSSRDKYDAGCGWPSFTRPIREYHIQEKTDLSHMMIRTEVRSKEGDSHLGHVFNDGPGPDGLRYCINSAALRFIPKEDMEQEGYGEFLQLFS